A region from the Fusarium musae strain F31 chromosome 1, whole genome shotgun sequence genome encodes:
- a CDS encoding hypothetical protein (EggNog:ENOG41) yields MEALKGQTAFITGASMGIGEAIALALAEHGINIALVSRSKDKLEAVRDKIASKFSQTKVGVYPVDIQIQPDIEKAVKSAISELGPIDILINNAGLALGAPGRFWEIPIDQVAQMSNTNINGVMFTTHAVLNHSMWERKKGTIINVSSVTGLECPPFNGEAVYHASKAFLEGFSNSLRMETAGSDIRVLVLRPGVVQTHFHLQRVQYDQSAMDDFVEGYEPLVAEDLAQSVLYMLTLPPRISIKAMDCVPTAQRALTNFDREWNSRRR; encoded by the exons ATGGAGGCCTTGAAGGGACAAACCGCTTTCATC ACCGGAGCTTCTATGGGCATTGGCGAAGCTATTGCGTTGGCTCTGGCTGAGCATGGCATAAACATTGCTTTAGTATCTCGAAGCAAG GATAAACTTGAGGCAGTGCGAGACAAGATCGCATCCAAATTCTCTCAGACCAAAGTCGGAGTCTACCCTGTCGATATTCAGATCCAGCCCGATATAGAAAAGGCAGTGAAGTCCGCTATATCTGAGCTTGGTCCGATTGACATCTTGATCAATAAT GCTGGACTTGCACTGGGTGCCCCCGGACGATTTTGGGAAATCCCCATCGATCAAGTCGCTCAGATGTCAAACACTAACATCAACGGCGTCATGTTCACCACCCACGCAGTCCTCAACCACTCAATGTGGGAACGCAAGAAAGGAACCATCATAAACGTTTCTTCCGTCACAGGTCTGGAGTGTCCACCCTTCAACGGCGAAGCAGTTTATCACGCATCAAAAGCGTTTCTAGAGGGCTTCTCCAACAGCCTTCGCATGGAAACTGCCGGATCAGACATTAGGGTCTTAGTTCTTCGCCCAGGTGTTGTCCAGACGCAttttcatcttcaacggGTTCAGTACGATCAGAGTGCTATGGATGACTTTGTTGAGGGGTATGAGCCCCTGGTTGCAGAAGATTTAGCGCAGTCGGTGTTGTACATGTTGACCTTACCGCCTCGGATTTCTATCAAGGCTATGGATTGCGTGCCTACGGCGCAGAGGGCGCTGACAAACTTTGATCGGGAGTGGAACTCACGTCGCAGATAG
- a CDS encoding hypothetical protein (EggNog:ENOG41) encodes MAPSWLEKFIVREDATPDPRRSAEKPALEMHYTALVGHRRILGVKGDKTPRYEVERRAIMGLWGDKCYVKSPSQNAEIAMIDFHSIPPKTEVKLSQEDRTITMKGADGKYTGSGGLGELHWKPTGMVVHGKASWELRDERDLVMSVTIDDQQVNRIICLWKGGLAPEVEEELIMVGISKIEEYRRLIRNSKVATAGAVANAPWLAV; translated from the coding sequence ATGGCCCCCTCCTGGCTTGAAAAGTTCATTGTTCGCGAGGACGCAACTCCCGATCCCCGACGCAGCGCGGAAAAGCCCGCGCTGGAGATGCACTACACCGCTCTTGTCGGACACCGCCGAATCTTGGGTGTCAAGGGCGACAAAACACCTCGCTACGAGGTCGAACGACGAGCTATTATGGGACTTTGGGGTGATAAGTGCTACGTCAAGTCTCCGAGTCAGAACGCAGAGATCGCTATGATCGACTTTCACAGCATCCCTCCCAAGACGGAGGTCAAATTATCACAAGAGGACCGCACAATTACTATGAAGGGGGCTGATGGAAAGTACACTGGGAGTGGTGGTCTGGGAGAACTACATTGGAAGCCGACGGGGATGGTTGTGCACGGCAAAGCTTCTTGGGAGCTTAGGGACGAGCGGGATCTTGTGATGTCGGTTACCATTGATGATCAGCAGGTCAATAGAATAATTTGTCTCTGGAAGGGTGGCCTCGCTCCAGAAGTGGAAGAGGAGCTCATCATGGTTGGAATCTCCAAGATTGAAGAGTATCGAAGGCTGATCCGGAACTCAAAGGTAGCTACTGCGGGTGCCGTCGCGAATGCGCCTTGGCTGGCAGTCTAG
- a CDS encoding hypothetical protein (EggNog:ENOG41): protein MHVFSLITFTTLSLGASAMAIEEDTTLEARTDHCNPGIDLIKLKIKPGKSFTGVGKPGKCYNLPANVKNFDVYSDDTKSLVSCFDCKVYTEANCKGSFVSLEGADNFAFKTTKKPHYKSWKCGPP, encoded by the coding sequence ATGCATGTCTTCTCCCTCATCACCTTCACCACCCTCAGCCTCGGCGCCAGTGCCATGGCCATTGAGGAAGACACCACCCTCGAAGCCCGCACTGATCACTGCAACCCGGGcattgatctcatcaagctaAAGATCAAGCCCGGCAAGTCCTTCACTGGCGTCGGCAAACCGGGCAAATGCTACAATCTCCCCGCCAACGTCAAGAACTTTGACGTCTACTCTGACGACACCAAATCTCTTGTCAGCTGTTTCGACTGCAAGGTTTACACTGAGGCCAACTGCAAGGGAAGCTTTGTCAGTCTTGAGGGAGCGGACAACTTTGCTTTCAAGACTACCAAGAAGCCTCACTACAAGAGCTGGAAGTGCGGTCCGCCTTAA